Proteins encoded together in one Thamnophis elegans isolate rThaEle1 chromosome 10, rThaEle1.pri, whole genome shotgun sequence window:
- the KLHL24 gene encoding kelch-like protein 24: MVLILGRRLNRGDSRVQESPVTKRKVFEMDPKSLSGHEFFDFSSGSSHAESILQIFNEFRDSRLFTDVIICVEGREFPCHRAVLSACSSYFRAMFCNDHRESREMLVEINGIFAEAMDCFLQYVYTGKVKITTDNVQYLFETSSLFQISVLRDACAKFLEEQLDPCNCLGIQRFADTHSLKTLFTKCKTFALQNFEDVAQHEEFLELGKDELIDYICSDELVISKEEMVFEAVMHWVYRTVESRRSVLQEILTHVRLPLLHPNYFVQTVEVDQLIQNSPECYQLLHEARRYHVLGNEMMSSRTRPRRSTGYSEVIVVVGGCERVGGFNLPYTECYDPMTGEWKSLAKLPEFTKSEYAVCALRNDILVSGGRINSRDVWIYNSQLNIWIRVASLNKGRWRHKMAVLLGKVYVVGGYDGQNRLSSVECYDSFSNRWTEVASLKEAVSSPAVTSCVGKLFVIGGGPDDNTCSDKVQSYDPDTNSWLLRATIPIAKRCITAVSLNNLIYVAGGLTKAIYCYDPVEDYWMHVQNTFSRQENCGMSVCNGKIYILGGRRENGEATDTILCYDPATSIITGVAAMPRPVSYHGCVTIHRYNDKKNF, translated from the exons ATGGTACTAATACTGGGGCGCAGATTGAACAGAGGGGATAGTCGGGTCCAAGAATCCCCTGTCACCAAGCGTAAAGTTTTTGAAATGGACCCAAAGTCTTTATCAGGCCATGAgttctttgatttttcttctgGCTCATCCCATGCTGAAAGCATACTTCAGATCTTCAATGAATTTCGTGACAGTCGCTTGTTCACAGATGTAATAATCTGTGTTGAAGGCAGAGAATTTCCTTGTCATCGTGCTGTTCTTTCAGCTTGCAGCAGCTACTTCAGAGCTATGTTTTGCAATGATCACAGAGAAAGTCGGGAGATGTTGGTAGAAATTAATGGAATTTTTGCTGAAGCCATGGATTGCTTTTTACAATATGTATATACAGGCAAAGTAAAAATCACCACGGATAATGTGCAGTACCTGTTTGAAACGTCAAGTCTCTTTCAAATAAGTGTTTTGCGTGATGCATGTGCTAAGTTCCTAGAAGAGCAACTAGATCCTTGTAACTGTCTAGGAATTCAACGTTTCGCTGATACACACTCTCTGAAAACACTCTTTACAAAATGCAAAACTTTTGCACTGCAAAATTTTGAGGATGTGGCCCAGCATGAAGAATTTCTTGAGCTTGGAAAAGATGAACTTATTGATTACATTTGCAGTGATGAACTGGTAATAAGCAAAGAAGAAATGGTGTTTGAAGCAGTTATGCACTGGGTTTACCGGACTGTGGAATCCAGGCGCTCAGTTCTACAAGAAATTCTCACACATGTGAGACTGCCTTTGTTACATCCTAACTACTTTGTTCAGACAGTGGAAGTAGACCAGTTGATTCAAAACTCACCTGAATGTTACCAATTGTTACATGAAGCACGGAGGTACCATGTCCTTGGAAATGAAATGATGTCTTCAAGAACTAGACCACGAAG ATCAACTGGCTACTCTGAAGTTATAGTTGTTGTTGGAGGTTGTGAGCGTGTTGGGGGATTTAATTTGCCATATACAGAATGTTATGACCCAATGACAGGAGAGTGGAAATCCCTGGCAAAATTACCAGAATTTACAAAATCTGAGTATGCAGTTTGTGCTTTGAGGAATGACATCCTTGTTTCAG GTGGGAGAATCAATAGCCGTGATGTGTGGATTTATAATTCTCAACTTAATATTTGGATCAGAGTCGCTTCTCTAAATAAAGGGAGGTGGCGTCATAAAATGGCAGTCCTCCTTGGAAAG GTGTATGTGGTTGGAGGATATGATGGGCAAAATCGACTGAGTAGTGTGGAGTGTTATGACTCTTTTTCCAATCGATGGACAGAAGTAGCTTCACTTAAAGAAGCTGTCAGTTCTCCAGCAGTTACCAGCTGTGTGGGCAAACTGTTCGTGATTGGTGGAGGTCCAGATGATAACACATGCTCTGATAAG GTTCAGTCGTATGATCCTGATACTAATTCTTGGCTCCTTCGGGCAACAATCCCCATTGCGAAGAGATGTATTACAGCTGTATCATTAAACAATCTCATTTATGTTGCTGGGGGACTCACAAAAGCGATATATTGCTATGATCCGGTTGAAGATTATTGGATGCATGTGCAGAACACATTTAGTAGACAG GAAAACTGTGGCATGTCTGTCTGTAATGGGAAAATCTATATCCTTGGTGGGAGAAGAGAAAATGGAGAAGCCACAGATACTATTCTTTGTTATGACCCTGCAACAAGTATCATTACTGGAGTAGCTGCCATGCCAAGACCAGTATCATACCATGGCTGTGTGACTATTCACCGATACAATGATAAGAAGAATTTTTGA